The Acipenser ruthenus chromosome 27, fAciRut3.2 maternal haplotype, whole genome shotgun sequence genome includes a window with the following:
- the LOC117963584 gene encoding adherens junction-associated protein 1-like isoform X2 yields MRIKQFIALSSMSASRPGGPAGCHAWILLAMIHLTMDFSSCSPVTQGSGFKLISRPLPRHRLPHSPLWNLQNAQHWRVLSPWWNKAHRPELLHHKKTEQALKQRSHKHRGSLLEGLLCKECQHKYSSSRNADTLVSLPARNSAEVTFLKRPRRQVRNAWDSYDYTPEGWTTTMPEFIEWGPTGEDDTGMGEDKQEHKTNRGAPNSTTFRRTTTTTTASMTTTKQSPVTTKMNHAVITIYPGKQMTTESRHVRVISETARPPKQLIDTAGLAVHQIITITVSLIMVIAALITTLVLKNCCAQSGNGRRNNHQRKINQQEESCQNLTDFTPARVPSNMDIFTAYNENLQCSHECVRTAVPVYTDEMLQQTPVYKTTFNGNRIPLVNL; encoded by the exons ATGAGGATAAAACAGTTCATAGCACTAAG TTCAATGTCTGCCTCTAGACCAGGTGGCCCTGCTGGATGTCATGCTTGGATTCTACTAGCGATGATTCACCTGACCATGGACTTCTCTTCCTGTAGCCCTGTAACTCAAGGCTCAGGATTCAAACTTATATCAAGGCCTTTGCCTCGGCATAGGCTGCCTCACAGCCCCCTGTGGAACTTACAGAACGCACAGCACTGGAGAGTCCTGAGCCCTTGGTGGAACAAAGCTCATCGCCCTGAACTGCTGCACCACAAGAAAACGGAGCAGGCACTGAAACAGAGGAGTCATAAGCACAGAGGATCGTTACTTGAAGGCCTTCTTTGTAAAGAATGCCAGCATAAATATTCTTCTAGTAGAAACGCAGACACTTTGGTTTCTCTTCCAGCCAGAAACTCAGCTGAAGTGACCTTTTTGAAAAGGCCCAGGAGGCAAGTCAGAAACGCATGGGATAGTTACGACTACACCCCGGAAGGGTGGACAACAACGATGCCTGAATTTATAGAGTGGGGACCGACCGGGGAAGATGACACAGGCATGGGAGAGGATAAGCAGGAGCACAAGACAAACAGAGGGGCCCCAAACTCCACTACATTTAGAAGAACCACAACCACCACCACTGCTTCTATGACTACAACCAAACAGTCCCCGGTCACAACAAAAATGAACCATGCAGTGATCACAATCTACCCAGGGAAACAGATGACAACGGAGTCCAGGCATGTCCGAGTGATTAGCGAGACAGCTAGACCACCCAAGCAACTTATAGACACAGCAG GCCTGGCAGTTCACCAGATAATAACAATCACGGTTTCTCTTATCATGGTCATCGCAGCTCTGATAACAACACTGGTCCTAAAGAACTG CTGTGCACAGAGCGGAAACGGACGACGCAACAACCACCAGCGAAAGATTAACCAGCAAGAGGAAAGCTGTCAGAATTTAACCGATTTCACACCAGCTCGAGTTCCCAGCAACATGGACATCTTCACAGCCTACAACGAGAACCTGCAGTGCTCCCATGAGTGTGTGAGGACAGCAGTGCCAGTCTACACAGACGAAATGCTACAACAGACCCCTGTGTACAAGACAACCTTTAATGGAAATAG GATTCCTTTGGTGaacctgtaa
- the LOC117963584 gene encoding adherens junction-associated protein 1-like isoform X1 has protein sequence MRIKQFIALSSMSASRPGGPAGCHAWILLAMIHLTMDFSSCSPVTQGSGFKLISRPLPRHRLPHSPLWNLQNAQHWRVLSPWWNKAHRPELLHHKKTEQALKQRSHKHRGSLLEGLLCKECQHKYSSSRNADTLVSLPARNSAEVTFLKRPRRQVRNAWDSYDYTPEGWTTTMPEFIEWGPTGEDDTGMGEDKQEHKTNRGAPNSTTFRRTTTTTTASMTTTKQSPVTTKMNHAVITIYPGKQMTTESRHVRVISETARPPKQLIDTAGLAVHQIITITVSLIMVIAALITTLVLKNCCAQSGNGRRNNHQRKINQQEESCQNLTDFTPARVPSNMDIFTAYNENLQCSHECVRTAVPVYTDEMLQQTPVYKTTFNGNRPSPAERQLIPVAFVSEKWFEISC, from the exons ATGAGGATAAAACAGTTCATAGCACTAAG TTCAATGTCTGCCTCTAGACCAGGTGGCCCTGCTGGATGTCATGCTTGGATTCTACTAGCGATGATTCACCTGACCATGGACTTCTCTTCCTGTAGCCCTGTAACTCAAGGCTCAGGATTCAAACTTATATCAAGGCCTTTGCCTCGGCATAGGCTGCCTCACAGCCCCCTGTGGAACTTACAGAACGCACAGCACTGGAGAGTCCTGAGCCCTTGGTGGAACAAAGCTCATCGCCCTGAACTGCTGCACCACAAGAAAACGGAGCAGGCACTGAAACAGAGGAGTCATAAGCACAGAGGATCGTTACTTGAAGGCCTTCTTTGTAAAGAATGCCAGCATAAATATTCTTCTAGTAGAAACGCAGACACTTTGGTTTCTCTTCCAGCCAGAAACTCAGCTGAAGTGACCTTTTTGAAAAGGCCCAGGAGGCAAGTCAGAAACGCATGGGATAGTTACGACTACACCCCGGAAGGGTGGACAACAACGATGCCTGAATTTATAGAGTGGGGACCGACCGGGGAAGATGACACAGGCATGGGAGAGGATAAGCAGGAGCACAAGACAAACAGAGGGGCCCCAAACTCCACTACATTTAGAAGAACCACAACCACCACCACTGCTTCTATGACTACAACCAAACAGTCCCCGGTCACAACAAAAATGAACCATGCAGTGATCACAATCTACCCAGGGAAACAGATGACAACGGAGTCCAGGCATGTCCGAGTGATTAGCGAGACAGCTAGACCACCCAAGCAACTTATAGACACAGCAG GCCTGGCAGTTCACCAGATAATAACAATCACGGTTTCTCTTATCATGGTCATCGCAGCTCTGATAACAACACTGGTCCTAAAGAACTG CTGTGCACAGAGCGGAAACGGACGACGCAACAACCACCAGCGAAAGATTAACCAGCAAGAGGAAAGCTGTCAGAATTTAACCGATTTCACACCAGCTCGAGTTCCCAGCAACATGGACATCTTCACAGCCTACAACGAGAACCTGCAGTGCTCCCATGAGTGTGTGAGGACAGCAGTGCCAGTCTACACAGACGAAATGCTACAACAGACCCCTGTGTACAAGACAACCTTTAATGGAAATAG ACCCTCGCCTGCTGAACGGCAGCTTATCCCAGTGGCCTTTGTGTCTGAGAAATGGTTTGAAATCTCCTGCTGA